AATCTCTGCACCTTGCGCCGCCATCTTCCTGTAAAGTTCGGGAAATCGGAGATCGTAACAGATCGAAAGACCGATAGCAGGCAGATTATCCGATTTATAAACGACTGCGTCACGCTTTCCTTCCTGAACCGTATCTGATTCGCGCCATGTCTCTTCTTCCGAAATCTCTACATCGAACAGGTGGATTTTATCGTACGTTGCAGCAACTTCACCGTCGGTATTTACGACAATAGAGCGGTTGTATATTTTTCCATTGCCTGCCTGTGCCGGATAGCCTCCCCCGATAATAGTCACATTCAGTTCTTTTGCCCATTCCGGTAATTTCTTTTCAACCTCAGCTGAGATCTCTGCCGACTGTTTCAGTTTTTCTCGCTCATCCCCCAGGAATGCAAAATTTTCGGGCAGACAAATCAATTTGGCTCCATTTTCTGCCGCTTCCCTAACTCGTGACTGAACCTCCTGAAGGCTGATCTTTACATCAGGCTGACTGTTGAGT
This portion of the Rhodohalobacter barkolensis genome encodes:
- a CDS encoding carbon-nitrogen hydrolase family protein; its protein translation is MKTIKAAAVQLNSQPDVKISLQEVQSRVREAAENGAKLICLPENFAFLGDEREKLKQSAEISAEVEKKLPEWAKELNVTIIGGGYPAQAGNGKIYNRSIVVNTDGEVAATYDKIHLFDVEISEEETWRESDTVQEGKRDAVVYKSDNLPAIGLSICYDLRFPELYRKMAAQGAEIITVPSAFTRPTGEAHWMPLLQTRAIENSAFVIAPAQTGLHGEKRKTWGHSMIIDPWGTVLSEAGIEPGVIYAELDLEYLKEVRKKLPSLEHRVL